From Alligator mississippiensis isolate rAllMis1 chromosome 9, rAllMis1, whole genome shotgun sequence, one genomic window encodes:
- the HNRNPA0 gene encoding heterogeneous nuclear ribonucleoprotein A0: MENSQLCKLFIGGLNVQTTEAGLREHFAAYGTLTDCVVVLNPQTKRSRCFGFVTYSAVEEADAAMAASPHAVDGNAVELKRAVSREDSAKPGAHAKVKKLFVGGLKGDVGEGDLVQHFSQFGPVEKAEIIADKQSGKKRGFGFVYFQNHDAADKAAVVKFHPIQGHRVEVKKAVPKEDIQAGGGGGGGSSRPSRGGRGGRGRGGGGGSGNRDHNGLSKGGGGYNSYGGYGGGGGGGYGSYGGGGSYGGGGDYGNGYGGFGSYSQHQSSYGPMKSGGGGGGGGSWGGRSNSGPYRGGYGGGGYGGGSF, from the coding sequence ATGGAGAACTCGCAGCTCTGCAAGCTGTTCATCGGCGGCCTCAACGTGCAGACCACGGAGGCCGGGCTGCGGGAGCACTTCGCGGCCTACGGCACCCTCACCGACTGCGTGGTGGTGCTCAACCCGCAGACCAAGCGCTCGCGCTGCTTCGGCTTCGTCACCTACTCGGCCGTGGAGGAGGCCGACGCCGCCATGGCCGCCTCCCCCCACGCCGTGGACGGCAACGCGGTGGAGCTGAAGCGCGCCGTGTCGCGGGAGGACTCGGCCAAGCCCGGCGCCCACGCCAAGGTGAAGAAGCTCTTCGTGGGCGGCCTCAAGGGGGACGTGGGCGAGGGGGACCTGGTGCAGCACTTCAGCCAGTTCGGCCCCGTGGAGAAGGCTGAGATCATCGCCGACAAGCAGAGCGGCAAGAAGCGCGGCTTCGGCTTCGTCTACTTCCAGAACCACGACGCGGCTGACAAGGCGGCCGTGGTCAAGTTCCACCCCATCCAGGGCCACCGCGTGGAGGTCAAGAAGGCCGTGCCCAAGGAGGACATtcaggcgggcggcggcggcggcgggggctcGTCCCGGCCGTCAAGGGGTGGCCggggcggccggggccggggcggcggtGGCGGCTCGGGCAACCGGGACCACAACGGGCTCTCCAAGGGCGGCGGCGGCTATAACAGCTACGGAGGCTACggcgggggaggcggcggcggctaCGGCTCCTACGGCGGCGGCGGCTCCTATGGGGGCGGCGGCGACTACGGCAACGGGTACGGCGGGTTCGGCAGCTACAGCCAGCACCAGTCCTCCTACGGTCCCATGAAGagcggcggtggcggcggcgggggtggcagctgggggggccGCAGTAACAGTGGACCGTACAGAGGAGGCTACGGCGGGGGTGGCTACGGGGGCGGCTCCTTCTGA